From the Kitasatospora atroaurantiaca genome, the window GTAGCCGAGCAGCGTCATGCCGTCCAGCCACCAGGCGAACAGGCTCCAGTCAGTGGCGAACTCGACCACGTTCTCGACCAGGACTGCGTCGTACCGGTGGATCTCGACGGCGCGAATCACGTCGGTGGCCGTCACCCGCGTCCGGATGAACGCCTCGGGGTCCACGGGGCCATCCTCCAGAAGGGACAGCTGGCCTTCGGGAACCCGGCGGCGCCCGCCGGCGGGCGAAATCTCGGTGCAGATCGGCGACGCCCACAGCACGTTGGTCTTCGGCAGACGCCGCATGTCGAAGCCGTCGAGGTTGGCGAGAAGGTGGTCAGCCTGGCGGTGGTTCGCGGCGTGGGTCTCCAGGGCGGTGCGCCAGTGGTTGACGGCGACGACGAGTTCGAATCCGGCCTCGACCAGGCCGGTACTGCTGCCGCCTGCTCCGCAGAACAGGTCGGTGAAGGTGATCACAAAGGGCTCCAAGAGGCTGGACGGGCCCGCCGGTTGAAGGCGGCCTGCCGTGAAGGGTGGTCAGCGCAGCGACGGGCAGCCGTCGGCGCGGGCGAGCAGCAGGAGTTGCCTGTGCAGTCCGCTCTTCCCGAGGCACTGCGCCTCGCTGATGGCGGCGGCGAGGTCATTCCGGGCCTCGCGGGTGTCGGGGTGCGGGAAGGCGCAGGGGCATCCCTGCGACGCGGGGCCGGGCTCGGCTGCGCCGCGCTCGCGGCTGATGGCGCCGGCCAGCGCCTGCTGTGCGGCCTGCATGTGGCGGGCGAGCGGCGTGGCTGCTGCGGGGCTGGCCGGAGTCTTCGTGCCGAGTCGGCGGCGCACGAGCCGGGGGTTCGCGGCAGGGGTCGGGGTCGGCCGGATCAGGTCCAGCGCCCAGGATGGGGTGCTGTTGGTCATGGTCTGTCTCCGAGGTCGGCCCCGGCCCGCCGTGTGGCGGGCCGGGGACTGTTCAGGGGCGGCGGCGGTGGGCGGCGGGTCGGGCGGTCCGGCGCTCCCATGCGAGCTGTTCGATGGCCGCTGCGGTGAGCAGGCCGAGCGCGACGACGCCAGCGGCGAGTAAGCCGAGGGAGATCACGGCGCCACCTCGGCCACGTCGTGGGCAGCCTGGGTGGCGGGCTCGGTGGGCCGTGGCCGGTTCAGCTCGGCCAAGTCGATCCAGGTGTGAAGGACCTTCGCGTTTCGGCTCCACAGGCTCCGGGGCCAGTCGGCGCTGGGGTGGGTCCACAGCCGGACCCATCCGGCGCGACTCAGGCTGTCCTGGTGCTGCTGGTGCGCGAGGACCGCGGCGCTGGAGTCCGCGTACTGGCCGAGGTGTTCGGTCGCGCCGAACCGCGCGTCGGCGGCCTCGCTGGTGAAGACCGAGACCGGGTGTCCGGCGGGCGGGGCTTCGGCGATGCCGGACCGGGCCAGGTACTCGTCCACCTCGATCAGCAGCGGCGACAGGATGGACTGGGCCGCATGGGCCAGCCCGCTCGGCGTCGAGTCGTAGACCAGGACTGTGGCGAGCTCGCCCTTCGGTTCGTGCTGTACGAGCCAGCTGATGACGTTCTCGGCGCGGAGCGGAAGCCCGGTCCCGGCGGTGATGGTCAGTCGGCTGCGGTCGGGCAGGGCGGCTGTGATCCGGCGGCTGGCCTTTGCAGCGTTCTTGATGTCCACCACGTAGCCACGGGCGCGCAGTGGTGTGATCAGGCGGTCGTACCGGTCATGGACGAGCCGCCAGGTCGGGTCGTGGATCCGACCGGTGGGGATGGGTGCGAGGTTCATCAGGTCTCCAAGAGGTGCGCCGGGCCGCGTGCGGCCCGGCGCGAGGTGTGTCAGCGGCGGGCGCTGGCGATCTGCAGGACGGTGATCTCCGGGCCGAGGGCCCACACGGTGAGGAGCTGCGTGGGCTGCGGCTTCGGCTCCGATGCCGGGGACCAAGTGGGCGACCACACGGGCGACCAGAGCAGGGCGGACAGCTCTTCGGCTCGGGTGGTGAAGCGCGTGGTGGCAGCGGTCAGCGGCTCGCGCGGGCCGTGCTCGGTGCGGCTGCCGGTGGGCCCGATCTCGGTGGTGACGAGCTGGTACTCCTCGTCCACGGCGGGAGCGGCCTGCAGCCTGGTGACGCGCTCCAACATCGGCCGGACATGCCCACCGTGGTGACGGTGCGCGCCCTCGGGAGTGGAGTCGTACAGGACGGTGATCGGGCCGTTGTTGTCCTCGTTCTCGGGCTGACGGGTGACCAGCCACTCGTCGACGCGGCGGGGGTCGGTGGGCAGGGCGTCGGCGCTACCGATGTGCAGCTCGGTGCCGTCGCCGAGGGTGACGCGTATGAAGTAGGCCCCGCCGCACAGCTCCACGTCGGTGACCCAGCCGCGCTGGCGCAGCGGGGTGATCACGTGGGCGTAGTTGGCGTAGAGGGTCTGCCACAGCGGATCGGTGACGCCGTTGTGGTCGGGTAGGGGGGCGAGGTTCATGGTGATCGCCATAAGGTCTCCAAGAGTGTCAGAACGTCTTGAACCGTGTCACCTATCTTTAGAGCGAGGTAATCACGGCCCTGGAGGTGCGGACGGCCTCCAGCAAGCCGATTTCGATGACGTCCGCCCCGAGCGAGCAGGTCGCCACCGGCAGGCCCTCGCGGGTGGCGAGCGAGACGGTGTCGGTCGGCAGGGCAGCCAGAGAGTAGGCCGCTCGGGCGAGTTCGGCCGCCGCTTCGGCCAGGGGCAGCGACTTGGCCAGCAGGGCCGGTTTGCAGTCGCCGCACGGACAGCTGACCGTCTTCACCTCCACGCAGTATCGGGCGGCAGCTCGAATGGAACTCATATCTTCCTCCTGCGAGTTGGGGATTCGGTTGAATCCGTTACTTATATCTTAGTCGCATAGCGACCTGGGTCAATGTTTGTGGATCAAGGATTGGCTCGGGTTCGCGCGGCCCGAGCAACCCTCTTGGCCTCCTCCAGGGCCTCGGCCACCCGCGTCGGCTCGGACTCGATCCTCTGGCGACGATCCCTCTGGTCCCGCATGAACGCCCGCACCCACTCCTCGTCGTTGCGCCGGTCGGCGTCGGCCAGCGCACGGCGATTCCGCTCGCGTTCGGCCCGAGCGTTCGTCCCGCAGCCACGGCAGTTGGCGGCCGGGCTCGGGTGCTTCGGGCAGCCGGACGCCTCCTGCTGCTCGGGCTGCGAAGCGGGCTCCCCTGCGGCGTCAGCTGCGGCGTCAGCTGCGGGGGTAGGGGGGTAAGGAAGAGAAAGGGAAGGAACAGGAAGAACAGGGGTTTCCCTGGGGGAACCCCCGGGGTCTCCCTGTGGGAACCCCTCGGGTTCCCCGTCGGGAACCCGGCCCGAATCTCCAGGGTTCCCCTGCGGCAACCCGGCAGGTTGCCGCCGACGCCTCCCCGATCCGCCCGAAGCAGGGTTCCCTTCGGGCGACCCTGGCTCGCTACCCGGCTTCGGGGCAGCCGGAGCCACTCGGTTGGTCGCTCGCGCCTGGACGTCGAGGTGTGTCCGCGCTGGTACGGCCGGCCTGCTTCGGTTGCCCGACGCTCGGGCAAGCCGGGGGTTCCTCGGCGCGTTCGCTGCCTCTTCCCGCCACTGCTCCAGCTCCTCCGTGCTCGGGATCGGCGGAACGCCGAGCGGGAAGATCCGGTACTCGGCGCGCTGGCCCGCCCTGCCGATCTTGACGCGCTCGACCAGGCCGAGGCCGACCAGCTCGGTGATGACGGACACCACCGTCTTCTCGCCGACGCCGGACCACGCCATCAGACGGACCAGGCCCGGCGCGGCAATGCGGGTCTGGTCGTCCGCCGAGTCGGCCAGCTTCATGAGGATCAGCTTCTGTGTCTGGTTCACCACTTCCTTCGGCAGGTATCCGGCAACGACAAGCAGGTGGATGCTCACAGGTTCCTCTCGGATGGCATCCAGGGCAGCCCTGGGGCCCGCACGGCGCGGGCCCCAGAGTCATGCGCTGGGTCAGGTCAGGTGCGGGCGGGACGGACGTTGATGGACCTGGCGGTCAGGGCGCCCGTCGCCTTCATCGGGATGCCGATCCCCTCTTGCTTGAGGAAGGCGATCATCTGGTCCACGTCGGGCACCATCGGCACGGGCACACGGGCGTCGTCGTACAGGTCGACCATGGCCTGCACGTCGGGCTTCTTGACCGGGTTCTTTCCGCTCCACGACAACGAGTTGGGACCGTAGGTGCCGGCCGCTGTCTGGTCGAGCTTGGCCCGCGCGAACTTCTTCACCTTCGCGCCCGCACTCTCCTGCGCGTGCCCGCTCACGTACTCGGCCAGCGCCTGGGCCCGATCGTCATCGTCCCTGACCAGCAGAGTCTGGACCGGGACGCCCGGCGCGGCCTGTCCCCAGCACGCGGTGAGCCACGAGCAGTAGTCGCACACCGCCGACAGGCCGGGCCCGTCGTGGTCGCGCGACAGTTCGTCCGGGTCTCCGACCTCGAGGACGCGATCCACCCACCACAGTGCCGCACTCGCCTCCAGCTCGTCGAAGGCGAACTCCTGCACGTGCTCCTCGCCGTTGTCCCGGCAGATGAACCGGAACCGGATGCGCTGGACGTCGATCGGCCCGAGCCTGGCCAGGGCCTTCTGCCCCTGCACGTCCGCGAAACCGTGCGCGCGCAGGATGCTGGCGTACAGGTAGACCTGCCGGAGCTCGGCCTTGGAGGCGCCGTACCTCAGCACCTGGTCCCACTTGCGCACGGACTTCGTCTTCACGTCCTCGACCGTGACAACTTGTGCGGGAACGATGGGGCGCATTGCCTTCGGCAGCCGGGCAGCGGTTGCCTGGTCCAACTGGACGACATCCACGTGGCCTCGCACGTTGTCGCCCACCACGGTCCGCTCCACCTGCCAGCCAAACTCCTTCCGCGCGTCCTCCAGCAGCCCGGCGTGGATGTAGGTTCCGAGGATGGCGGCCTTGCCCTCGTGGGTGTCGGTGCGCGGCGTTCCGGTGACGATGTACGCCGCACGGCGGGAGCACACCGTGTCGGACGCCCCCAGCTCGGTCTGGCGCGACCGAGGCCGGCGCCGGTCGGCGCCGTGGGCCGCCTTCCAGATGGAGGGGGCTTCGATGTCCTGGACGCTCATCCGGACACCGCCTCGGAGAACGCGGCGTCTGCCCGCGCGTCGCGGTCGGCGTCCGCCGCCGACTTCCGGTCAGCGGCGGCGCGCAGCTTCTCCGCGTCGGTGCGCGGCGAACCGCCCATCTCTTCCTGCGGGTTCTCGATCTCGGCTGCTCGCCGCTCGATCTCGGCCCGCACGGTCAGGACCTCGTCCCTCGACAGGTTCACATCCGACCCACCGATGTACCTCCACATGCCCGCGAGTTCGTCGCGGTCGGAGACGATGGCGATCCTCTCCAGCCACGGCTGCACACGGTCGCCTGCGAGCGCGGGCATCACCCTGGGCTGGGAGTCCTGGGAGCAGCCGAGCATGTCGAAGACCAGGGTCTCGATGGCGAACTCCGGCAGGCGCAGCGGGCGCTTCTTCTCGACCCTCAGCCGCAGCGAGCGGGCCTTGATGATCTGCGGCTCTTCGTCCCGGCGCAGCCGGACCCAAACCGTGGAGTCGAACCCGAGGTCCTTGTGGCCCTGGACACGCCATTCCGTCTTCCCCTTGATCGGGGTGCCGTTATCGTCCAGCGCGCTGATCTGCTTCCCGCGGGCGAGGACGATGGCGATGCCCGGCAGTGTCCGCAGCAGCCACATCACCCGCGCCCAGCGTTCCACACTGTCGTTCCAGAGGTTCATGCCGATGTCGACCGCAGCGTCTGGGTCGGCCAGCAGCAGCGCCTTGTTCTTGCGGGTGCGCCGTGCCCGCTCATGGGTCCAGTTGGTCAGCATCCGCCACAGGGCGGACCCGCTGTCGATGGTCAGGACGACGGGCGGCTCCCCGGCGAGCGCCGCCCGCCGGGCCTCAGCGTGCACGGCCTCGATCTGCTCCAGGATGTCCCGGTAGCTGCCGTCGTGCTCGATGATCAGGTAGTCGGCACCGGGGATCGCGGCGTACTCGTCCGCCGAGCCCTCATCGAGGTCGATCCAGTACATCTGGCCGATCTTCTCGGATGCGCTGAACTCGGCGGCCGAGAACGTCTTGCCCGCCCCTTCCTCGCCCTCGATGAGGACGAGCGGCCAGGGGACGATGCCGGTTGGCTTTCGTGTTTTGAGCCTGGTGCCGGACTTGTCCGGCGTTTTGGGCGCAGCTGCGCTCATGAGTTGGTCTCCAAGAGTTTGGTGTTCAGGCGGCGCGCAGGGCGCGGACCTCGAACACGGAGATCCACTCCGGGTGCCTCTCGATGAGGAGGCGTGCATACCGGGAGCGGAAGTTGTTGTTGAGCTTGAAGGGGTCGCCATGGGTGTGCAGGCCATAGCGCCAGCGCAGGAGTTCGAAGAGCATCCCGATGCCGACGTGCGCGAAGCCGTTGTTCACGCAGTCGGCGGTCAACGCCTCCAGGGCATCCAGAACCCATGGATTCAGGCCATGGAAGGCCTCGAACTGCTGCTGGATTGACGCGTCGGACTGCTCCTCGGGCTGCTGGATCTCTTCGATCCACAGACCCGGAATCTCGTCCTGGGCAACGCGCACACCCCACCCCCTCGATGGTCGCCATCAAACGTGCAACCTATCTTGAGGCCACAGTGTGCGTAAGATCAATCCCAATCAGCAGGGGTCGGACAGGGGATGGAGATCCCCGCACAGGCAAGGCGCGACAGGCAGCGCGGCAGCAGCAAGCCCCATCTCCCCCGTCAGGCGCGCCAGGTGAGCATTCTCGCCAACTGCACACAGGAGGCTCTTGAGTGCATGGGCGATGGCGTCGAGCTCAAAGGCGCTCACCACCACCACCGCCTCGGCACCCTCGATCGCGATGTCGGCCATTCAGCACTTCCTCTCGATTTGATCTAAATGCCCCGATTGGGATACTTATATCT encodes:
- a CDS encoding AAA family ATPase, which gives rise to MSAAAPKTPDKSGTRLKTRKPTGIVPWPLVLIEGEEGAGKTFSAAEFSASEKIGQMYWIDLDEGSADEYAAIPGADYLIIEHDGSYRDILEQIEAVHAEARRAALAGEPPVVLTIDSGSALWRMLTNWTHERARRTRKNKALLLADPDAAVDIGMNLWNDSVERWARVMWLLRTLPGIAIVLARGKQISALDDNGTPIKGKTEWRVQGHKDLGFDSTVWVRLRRDEEPQIIKARSLRLRVEKKRPLRLPEFAIETLVFDMLGCSQDSQPRVMPALAGDRVQPWLERIAIVSDRDELAGMWRYIGGSDVNLSRDEVLTVRAEIERRAAEIENPQEEMGGSPRTDAEKLRAAADRKSAADADRDARADAAFSEAVSG
- a CDS encoding helix-turn-helix domain-containing protein; the protein is MSIHLLVVAGYLPKEVVNQTQKLILMKLADSADDQTRIAAPGLVRLMAWSGVGEKTVVSVITELVGLGLVERVKIGRAGQRAEYRIFPLGVPPIPSTEELEQWREEAANAPRNPRLARASGNRSRPAVPARTHLDVQARATNRVAPAAPKPGSEPGSPEGNPASGGSGRRRRQPAGLPQGNPGDSGRVPDGEPEGFPQGDPGGSPRETPVLPVPSLSLPYPPTPAADAAADAAGEPASQPEQQEASGCPKHPSPAANCRGCGTNARAERERNRRALADADRRNDEEWVRAFMRDQRDRRQRIESEPTRVAEALEEAKRVARAARTRANP